The following are encoded together in the Blastocatellia bacterium genome:
- a CDS encoding protein kinase, whose amino-acid sequence MEKLLQLDPGSLLIDRYLIVKRIGGGGMGSVYLARDKRLADSSRAVKEMMGVHTEENQRRKAIEDFERESQLLSALDHPAIPTIYDYFVSEGCYYLVMKYIGGGDLSQRLKASGGTIDEKIVTEWAIQIADVLSYLHNQKPQIIYRDMKPANIMLDERDKIVLVDFGIARSVAPAQRVTAIGTMGYAPPELFAGKVEPRSDIYSLGATMFHLLTGRDPQDNPLLMFDFNRNPKPSQINPKLSEGMDKILIKSVDHKPTNRFASAAEMRDILQQHLYQLTSGAKSVSVPASTPKEAEAPGNFCGQCGNKVGVGSAFCQTCGAPQKADAVVIAPVTLVYVGQDGQRFSFVLGKETSLVGRLDNNRGIYPDIDLSPFDKDGKISRRHAIIHRSGDKISLEDLNSVNGTYINRGERLQPKKPYLLKNNDELCLGETFVRLFIGAVPGQIPVPVPIGQGVSLGATISTSDKQLPTPNNPNIKKDTLPSAVRASFVGANVMSPPPPPPPPGNFQPKVRTGASAAKPASSVATEVEKPVAAQQVVSESQPLVGSSNEVERDANGRYVLPYFSNIEILPQVKLGQSTVLKIGLLPKVDATGRKTEKPHPYEGEIPLSFADLNSATNLTMEIYIAAPGFEVEPDIFARFNVGVNRSGAAKPFLLKAVQTGQVTITIDFYQDTDYLTSVSLETTVIE is encoded by the coding sequence ATGGAAAAATTGTTGCAACTTGATCCAGGGTCATTATTGATAGATCGTTACCTAATCGTTAAACGAATTGGTGGCGGGGGCATGGGAAGTGTTTATTTAGCTCGTGACAAGCGACTAGCAGACTCATCGCGGGCTGTAAAAGAAATGATGGGCGTTCATACGGAAGAGAATCAGCGTAGAAAAGCTATTGAAGATTTTGAGCGTGAATCACAACTTTTATCAGCCTTAGACCATCCTGCTATTCCTACAATTTATGATTATTTTGTTTCTGAAGGTTGTTACTACCTTGTAATGAAATATATTGGTGGAGGCGATCTATCACAAAGATTAAAAGCTTCTGGTGGAACAATTGATGAAAAGATTGTTACTGAATGGGCAATTCAAATAGCTGATGTGCTAAGTTATTTGCATAACCAAAAACCGCAAATTATTTATCGAGATATGAAGCCAGCTAACATAATGTTGGATGAGAGAGATAAAATAGTTTTAGTAGATTTTGGTATTGCTCGTTCTGTTGCTCCTGCTCAAAGGGTGACTGCAATTGGAACAATGGGTTATGCCCCTCCAGAACTTTTTGCTGGTAAAGTTGAACCTCGATCAGATATATATTCTTTGGGTGCAACAATGTTTCATCTTTTAACAGGACGTGACCCACAAGATAACCCTCTTTTAATGTTTGATTTTAATCGTAATCCTAAGCCTTCTCAAATTAATCCAAAACTTTCTGAGGGAATGGACAAAATTTTAATTAAGTCTGTAGATCATAAACCTACTAATCGTTTTGCTTCTGCCGCAGAAATGCGGGATATTTTGCAACAGCATCTTTATCAATTAACATCAGGAGCAAAATCCGTTAGTGTTCCTGCTTCAACTCCAAAAGAAGCAGAAGCCCCAGGCAATTTTTGTGGTCAGTGTGGCAATAAAGTAGGCGTAGGTAGTGCTTTTTGTCAAACTTGCGGTGCACCTCAAAAAGCAGATGCTGTTGTTATTGCACCTGTAACACTAGTTTATGTTGGTCAAGACGGTCAAAGATTTTCTTTTGTATTAGGTAAAGAAACTAGCTTGGTTGGTCGTTTAGACAATAACCGAGGTATTTATCCAGATATTGACCTTTCACCATTTGATAAAGATGGTAAAATCTCGCGTCGTCATGCAATCATTCATCGTTCTGGAGATAAAATTTCTCTTGAAGATCTAAATAGCGTTAATGGAACTTATATAAATCGTGGAGAAAGATTACAACCAAAGAAACCTTATTTATTAAAAAACAATGATGAGCTTTGTTTAGGTGAAACTTTTGTTAGATTATTTATTGGTGCAGTTCCTGGACAAATACCTGTACCAGTTCCAATTGGTCAAGGTGTTTCTTTAGGAGCTACAATTTCGACAAGCGATAAACAACTACCTACTCCTAATAATCCCAATATAAAAAAAGACACTTTACCTAGTGCAGTAAGAGCCTCTTTTGTAGGGGCAAATGTTATGTCACCGCCACCACCGCCGCCACCACCAGGCAACTTTCAACCTAAAGTACGTACAGGTGCTTCAGCCGCTAAACCCGCTTCTTCTGTGGCAACAGAAGTAGAAAAACCAGTAGCAGCACAGCAAGTAGTTTCTGAGTCTCAACCTCTAGTAGGTTCTAGTAATGAAGTCGAAAGAGATGCTAATGGTCGTTATGTTTTGCCATATTTTAGTAATATAGAAATTCTTCCACAGGTGAAATTAGGTCAAAGCACAGTACTAAAAATAGGACTATTACCTAAAGTAGATGCTACAGGTCGTAAAACAGAAAAGCCTCATCCTTATGAAGGTGAAATTCCCTTAAGTTTTGCTGACTTAAACTCTGCTACTAATTTAACTATGGAAATTTATATTGCTGCACCTGGTTTTGAAGTTGAACCAGATATTTTTGCTCGCTTTAATGTTGGGGTTAACCGTAGCGGAGCAGCTAAACCATTTTTACTTAAAGCTGTACAAACTGGACAAGTAACAATAACAATAGATTTTTACCAGGATACAGACTACTTAACAAGTGTTTCTTTAGAAACAACAGTTATTGAATGA
- a CDS encoding VWA domain-containing protein, translating to MKFTKYAKWDGLDWSELSLDELLNKLTEFFLQSGFQGYSRRRSTPKQQNQSLADLAEAIRQALLQGVLSDLEMEQLQDEDGNIREEVLAELLDRLIEKLLKEGYINLENEEAVQALRQQLAKEGRLDPEWAKGVKFQLTDKGLDFLGFKALRDLLGSFGRSSIGRHDTNHLATSIEANEVSKPYEFGDTINLDVNATLLSALKREGLGTPINLEYRDLMVHQSEYHSSCATVLMLDCSHSMILYGEDRFSPAKKVALALAHLIRTQYPGDSIRVVLFHDGAEEIPFAKLAQVQVGPYHTNTLEGLRLARRILSAQQKEMKQIIMITDGKPSAMFVDGGLKGKKNHAFHYAEPTASGRYLYKNPMGLDPLIIQETLKEVANCRKSGILINTFMLTDDYYLVDFVKKVTEIAHGKAYFTSVVNLGQYVLYDFIKKKTKKVR from the coding sequence ATGAAATTTACCAAATATGCCAAATGGGATGGTTTAGACTGGTCAGAACTAAGTTTAGATGAATTGCTAAATAAGCTAACAGAATTTTTTCTTCAAAGTGGTTTCCAAGGCTATTCTCGCCGTCGTTCAACGCCAAAACAGCAAAATCAAAGCCTAGCAGATTTAGCCGAAGCTATTCGCCAAGCCCTGCTTCAAGGTGTGCTTTCTGATTTGGAAATGGAGCAACTTCAAGATGAGGATGGAAATATTCGTGAAGAAGTTTTAGCTGAACTTTTAGACCGACTAATTGAGAAATTACTTAAGGAAGGCTATATAAACTTAGAAAATGAAGAAGCCGTTCAAGCTCTACGCCAGCAACTTGCTAAAGAAGGTCGGCTAGATCCAGAATGGGCCAAAGGTGTTAAATTTCAACTAACTGATAAAGGCTTGGATTTTCTAGGATTTAAAGCTTTACGGGATTTGCTTGGCAGCTTTGGACGTAGCAGCATTGGCCGTCACGACACTAATCATCTTGCTACTAGCATTGAAGCAAATGAAGTTTCTAAACCTTATGAATTTGGCGATACAATAAATTTAGATGTTAATGCTACACTTCTTTCTGCTCTTAAACGTGAAGGTTTAGGAACACCAATAAATTTAGAATATCGTGATTTAATGGTGCATCAGTCAGAATATCATAGCTCTTGTGCTACGGTTTTAATGCTAGATTGTAGCCATTCAATGATTTTGTATGGAGAAGATCGTTTTAGCCCTGCTAAAAAAGTGGCTCTAGCCTTAGCGCATTTGATTCGTACTCAATACCCTGGTGATAGTATTCGCGTAGTTTTATTTCATGATGGCGCAGAAGAAATTCCATTTGCTAAACTAGCTCAAGTACAAGTTGGCCCCTATCATACCAACACTTTAGAAGGCTTAAGACTAGCAAGACGAATACTTTCAGCCCAACAAAAGGAAATGAAGCAAATTATTATGATTACCGATGGCAAACCTTCAGCAATGTTTGTTGATGGTGGGCTTAAGGGCAAGAAAAATCATGCTTTTCATTATGCTGAGCCAACTGCTAGCGGACGGTATCTTTATAAAAATCCTATGGGACTTGATCCTCTTATTATTCAGGAAACCTTAAAAGAAGTAGCTAATTGTCGTAAATCAGGTATTTTAATTAATACTTTTATGTTAACTGATGATTATTATTTAGTCGATTTTGTTAAAAAAGTAACAGAAATTGCTCATGGTAAAGCATATTTCACTAGCGTAGTAAATCTAGGACAGTATGTATTATATGATTTTATTAAGAAGAAGACTAAAAAAGTACGTTAA
- a CDS encoding M2 family metallopeptidase, translated as MKVLIRVVILCLMLLSLIAVNTSNSTSAKGLIVRGEAQKFIDQYTKEWNDLRTASSLAEWESNTRIVAGDDTNAKATIAAAEKLTAFTGKKENIEKAQKFLESKDKLSPLQVKQLERIVYLGAETPELAKDVVKELIAANTAQTEKLYGFDFKIDGKSATPNQIDEALRTSNNLEERRKAWVSSKEVGKELKNGLENLQKLRNATVKPLGFKSYFEYQVSEYGMTSEEMIKLVDEINQELRPLYRELHTYARYEFAKKYNAPVPDELPADWLPNRWGQDWSSMIQVEGLDIRGALKDKSPEWIVKQGEQFYISLGWPALPKTFWTKSSLYPLPTDATYKKNTHASAWHMDNKRDVRSLMSVEPNPEWYETSHHELGHIYYYISYSNPNTPLLLRNGANRAYHEAMGSLMGLASLQKPFLVGRGLVSKDAKVDEIQALLAEALNYVVFIPFSTGTMTHFEYELYGKNLPKSEYNRRWWEIAKKYQGIVPPVQRGEEFCDACTKTHINDDAAQYYDYALSYVILFQLHDHIATKILKQDPHATNYYGSVKVGNFLRSIMSPGSSKDWREVLKEKTGEDLSAKAMARYFEPLMDHLKKVNAGRKYTLPEL; from the coding sequence ATGAAAGTTTTAATCCGTGTAGTTATTTTATGTCTTATGTTGTTATCGCTAATTGCGGTAAATACTAGCAATAGCACTAGTGCAAAAGGGCTTATTGTTAGAGGTGAAGCACAAAAATTTATTGATCAATACACTAAAGAATGGAACGACCTACGCACAGCAAGCAGTTTAGCAGAGTGGGAATCTAATACACGTATTGTTGCTGGTGATGATACTAATGCAAAAGCTACTATTGCTGCTGCGGAAAAGTTAACAGCTTTTACTGGAAAAAAAGAAAATATTGAAAAAGCACAAAAGTTTCTTGAGTCAAAAGATAAATTATCTCCTCTACAAGTTAAACAACTAGAAAGAATTGTTTACCTTGGTGCAGAAACTCCAGAACTTGCTAAAGATGTTGTAAAAGAGCTAATTGCTGCAAATACTGCACAAACAGAAAAACTCTATGGTTTTGATTTTAAGATTGATGGTAAATCAGCTACTCCTAATCAAATAGATGAAGCTTTACGCACTTCTAATAACCTAGAGGAAAGACGTAAGGCTTGGGTTTCTTCTAAAGAAGTAGGGAAGGAATTAAAAAATGGTTTAGAAAACCTTCAAAAATTACGTAATGCAACCGTCAAGCCTTTAGGGTTTAAGTCATATTTTGAATATCAAGTTTCTGAATATGGTATGACTTCTGAAGAAATGATCAAGCTAGTAGATGAGATTAATCAAGAACTTCGTCCACTTTATCGTGAACTTCACACTTATGCGCGTTATGAATTTGCAAAAAAATATAATGCTCCAGTACCAGATGAACTTCCAGCAGATTGGCTTCCTAATCGTTGGGGACAAGATTGGAGTTCAATGATTCAAGTTGAAGGTTTAGACATTCGTGGAGCATTAAAAGATAAATCTCCAGAATGGATTGTTAAACAAGGCGAACAGTTTTATATAAGTCTAGGCTGGCCTGCACTACCAAAAACTTTCTGGACAAAATCATCACTTTATCCACTACCAACAGATGCAACCTATAAAAAGAATACCCATGCTAGTGCCTGGCATATGGATAATAAAAGGGATGTTCGATCTTTAATGAGTGTTGAGCCTAATCCAGAATGGTATGAAACTTCACACCACGAACTAGGGCATATTTACTATTATATTTCTTATTCAAACCCAAACACTCCTTTACTTTTACGTAATGGAGCAAACCGTGCATATCATGAAGCTATGGGAAGTTTAATGGGGCTTGCTTCACTACAAAAACCTTTTTTAGTTGGACGTGGTTTAGTAAGTAAAGATGCTAAAGTAGATGAAATACAAGCTCTACTAGCCGAAGCATTAAATTATGTTGTCTTTATTCCTTTTTCAACTGGTACAATGACACATTTTGAGTATGAACTTTATGGAAAAAACTTACCTAAGAGTGAATATAACCGCCGTTGGTGGGAAATAGCTAAAAAATACCAAGGCATTGTGCCGCCAGTTCAACGAGGCGAAGAATTTTGTGATGCTTGCACCAAAACACATATCAATGATGATGCTGCTCAATATTATGATTACGCGCTTTCTTATGTAATACTTTTCCAACTACATGACCATATTGCTACTAAGATATTAAAACAAGACCCACATGCAACAAATTACTATGGTAGTGTCAAAGTAGGTAATTTTCTAAGATCTATTATGAGTCCAGGTAGTTCTAAAGATTGGCGAGAAGTATTAAAAGAAAAAACAGGTGAAGATCTAAGTGCTAAAGCTATGGCACGTTATTTTGAGCCTTTGATGGATCATTTAAAGAAGGTAAATGCTGGTAGAAAATATACCTTACCAGAACTATAA
- a CDS encoding Fic family protein, whose product MPALPIYQDSYRPSSNWVKTVAEKQEVLAKLQPLKNQQKIQTYLFVNQITQNLQLEGLEVSFQEVEDLINQPTPELLSAKIQNLVNAINCINSLLDSSLDKTKINLTSELVCQIHALSMFEIDSRAGFYRQTAAKIIAPGHDPCDAIAVSLLIDNALDWFSTDSFRELHPLEQAWLVHLRIIDLQPFEQGNSIIARLMASFYAQKAGLCPIIVNHDEQEFYAYALNNALMMITQPGVELFARSVIRTYDQLISLIENT is encoded by the coding sequence ATGCCAGCTTTACCTATTTATCAAGATTCTTATCGTCCTTCGTCCAATTGGGTTAAAACTGTAGCTGAAAAACAAGAAGTTTTAGCTAAGTTACAACCCTTAAAAAATCAACAAAAAATACAAACATATTTGTTTGTTAACCAGATAACCCAAAATTTACAATTAGAGGGTTTAGAGGTTTCTTTTCAAGAAGTTGAAGATTTAATTAATCAACCTACTCCAGAACTACTATCAGCAAAAATACAAAATCTTGTTAATGCAATTAATTGTATTAATAGCTTATTGGATAGTTCTTTAGATAAAACTAAAATAAATCTTACTAGTGAATTAGTTTGCCAAATACATGCTTTAAGTATGTTTGAAATAGACTCACGCGCTGGATTTTATCGCCAAACAGCAGCTAAAATAATTGCTCCAGGACATGACCCTTGTGATGCTATTGCAGTATCACTGCTAATAGATAATGCCTTAGACTGGTTTAGCACAGATTCATTTAGAGAACTTCATCCACTAGAACAAGCATGGCTAGTACATCTACGAATAATAGACTTACAACCATTTGAGCAAGGCAATAGCATAATTGCAAGGTTAATGGCTAGTTTCTATGCTCAAAAAGCAGGTCTTTGCCCAATAATAGTTAATCATGATGAACAAGAATTTTACGCTTACGCGCTAAATAATGCCCTAATGATGATAACTCAACCTGGAGTAGAATTATTTGCCCGTTCAGTGATTAGAACTTATGACCAACTAATTTCTTTAATTGAAAACACTTAA
- a CDS encoding HD domain-containing protein, with translation MKLELDLAGKKAMGLIQKICAAIEKEGGRAFLVGGLVRDLAMVKLGLIGSKDLPPARDFDIEAYQIDAEKLRAVLAKFGRVGAVGEAFTVYKLAFGHAENRIELDVSLPRRESKTGRGHRGFLVVGDPDMTIEEAAKRRDLTINAILCQPTTGQIIDPYNGIEDLKQHLLRVVDPTTFIEDSLRVLRVMQFAARFEFRISEDTKALCRTIDLLDLPCERIWGEIEKLLLLAKRPSIGWQVALEMGVIDQLFPELKALVDCPQEKQWHPEGDVWVHTLQALDEAAQLISDLPKAQQITIMLAVLCHDVGKPSTTEVINGRIRSLAHEEAGVKPTEQFLDRLNIHTFDGYNVREQVIGLVANHLKPGQFYKQKETVTDGAFRRLAQKCEMELLYRVAKADSLGRHAADAPEPNADAQEWFRARVLELGVEKEAPQALLLGRHLLDLGLRPGRQIGQITRAVYELQLDGKVTNLAEAINAAKELIANQSN, from the coding sequence ATGAAATTAGAGTTAGACCTTGCTGGTAAAAAAGCAATGGGATTAATCCAAAAAATATGCGCGGCTATTGAAAAAGAAGGTGGCCGCGCATTTTTAGTTGGTGGTCTTGTCCGGGATCTAGCAATGGTAAAACTAGGTTTAATTGGTAGCAAAGACTTACCACCTGCTAGAGATTTTGATATAGAAGCCTATCAAATTGATGCAGAGAAATTACGCGCTGTATTAGCTAAATTTGGCCGAGTTGGTGCCGTTGGGGAAGCTTTTACAGTTTATAAATTAGCTTTTGGACACGCTGAAAATCGAATAGAGCTAGATGTTAGTCTGCCTCGTCGAGAATCTAAAACCGGACGCGGGCATCGCGGCTTTTTAGTTGTAGGCGATCCCGACATGACAATTGAAGAAGCTGCAAAAAGGCGGGATCTTACAATAAATGCAATACTTTGCCAGCCAACAACAGGCCAAATAATAGACCCTTATAATGGTATAGAAGATCTAAAACAGCATCTTTTAAGAGTAGTTGATCCAACTACTTTTATTGAAGACTCTTTAAGAGTGCTAAGAGTAATGCAGTTTGCTGCTCGTTTTGAATTTAGGATTTCTGAAGATACAAAAGCACTTTGCCGGACAATAGATCTTTTAGATTTACCTTGTGAAAGGATTTGGGGAGAAATAGAAAAACTTTTGCTACTTGCTAAACGTCCGTCTATTGGCTGGCAAGTAGCTTTAGAAATGGGTGTAATTGACCAACTTTTTCCAGAATTAAAAGCCTTAGTTGATTGTCCACAAGAAAAACAATGGCATCCTGAAGGAGATGTTTGGGTTCATACGCTTCAAGCCTTAGACGAGGCAGCACAATTAATTAGTGATTTACCTAAAGCACAACAAATAACTATAATGTTAGCAGTGCTATGTCATGATGTAGGTAAACCTTCTACAACAGAAGTAATAAATGGACGGATTCGCTCACTAGCACACGAGGAAGCAGGAGTTAAACCAACTGAACAATTTTTAGACCGGCTAAATATTCATACATTTGATGGTTATAATGTACGTGAGCAAGTAATAGGACTAGTAGCAAATCACCTAAAACCAGGACAATTTTACAAACAAAAAGAAACTGTTACAGATGGAGCATTCCGACGTTTAGCACAAAAATGTGAGATGGAACTGCTTTATCGTGTAGCAAAAGCAGACTCGCTTGGTCGTCATGCTGCGGATGCTCCTGAGCCTAATGCAGATGCTCAAGAATGGTTTCGCGCTCGTGTGTTGGAACTTGGTGTAGAAAAAGAAGCACCTCAAGCTTTGCTTTTAGGCCGTCATTTACTAGACTTAGGCTTACGTCCGGGTCGTCAAATTGGACAAATTACACGTGCTGTTTATGAACTACAACTTGATGGAAAAGTTACCAATTTGGCAGAAGCTATTAATGCTGCAAAAGAATTAATTGCAAATCAAAGTAATTAA